From a single Phragmites australis chromosome 7, lpPhrAust1.1, whole genome shotgun sequence genomic region:
- the LOC133924874 gene encoding norbelladine synthase-like, whose translation MKGSKTHELEANVPASELWKIYGTLRFVELVHELLPQVLHKVDVVSGNGGVGTVIQVTFPPGNPGPQRYKEEFVKIDNENLVKEAAAIEGDILNLGFIKYVTRFEIISKGASSSVIRSTVEYEFDDGRPELEGAASTAPLAAAAERLVQYVKEQNTTQASS comes from the exons ATGAAGGGAAGCAAGACCCACGAGCTCGAGGCCAACGTCCCGGCCTCCGAGCTGTGGAAGATCTACGGCACGCTCCGCTTCGTGGAGCTAGTCCATGAGCTGCTCCCGCAGGTCCTCCACAAGGTCGACGTTGTCAGCGGCAACGGCGGAGTCGGCACCGTCATCCAGGTGACATTCCCTCCAG GGAACCCTGGCCCGCAGAGGTACAAGGAGGAGTTCGTCAAAATCGACAATGAGAATCTCGTCAAGGAGGCGGCAGCGATCGAAGGTGACATTCTGAACCTCGGCTTCATCAAGTACGTGACCCGGTTCGAGATCATTTCGAAGGGAGCCAGCTCTTCAGTGATAAGATCAACCGTCGAGTACGAGTTCGACGACGGGCGCCCTGAGCTTGAAGGTGCGGCTAGCACTGCACCTTTGGCTGCAGCTGCCGAAAGGCTTGTGCAGTATGTCAAGGAGCAGAACACCACTCAGGCAAGCTCTTGA
- the LOC133924875 gene encoding norbelladine synthase-like, which yields MATELTGAMDRGSLCHEFDTGLPAADVWEVYGGLLVGELVPQLLPKVFSKVELVEGDGGAGTVLLVTFSPGTPGSETLKEKFIKVDNENYIKETIVTEGGFLDHGFQKYLIRIEIIGKEDKTSIIRSTIEYEVDDEHTNNAPVVSTGGLAAIAEAVTKYIKEQKSPEPAPEQSSEEQSIQGSN from the exons ATGGCCACAGAGCTTACCGGAGCAATGGACAGGGGGAGCCTTTGCCATGAGTTTGATACTGGCCTCCCTGCTGCCGACGTGTGGGAGGTCTATGGAGGCCTCCTTGTCGGAGAGTTAGTCCCCCAATTGCTCCCTAAAGTGTTCTCAAAGGTTGAGCTTGTAGAGGGAGATGGTGGCGCTGGAACAGTCTTGCTTGTCACCTTCTCTCCTG GTACTCCTGGATCAGAAACTCTCAAAGAAAAGTTCATCAAAGTCGATAATGAAAACTACATCAAGGAGACAATAGTAACTGAAGGAGGTTTTCTAGATCATGGCTTTCAGAAATATTTGATACGAATTGAGATTATAGGAAAAGAAGATAAGACATCCATAATAAGATCAACCATCGAATACGAAGTCGACGATGAGCATACAAACAACGCCCCTGTTGTCAGTACAGGAGGTTTAGCTGCTATTGCCGAGGCCGTCACGAAGTATATCAAGGAGCAGAAGAGTCCGGAGCCAGCTCCCGAACAAAGTTCAGAAGAACAAAGCATCCAAGGATCCAACTGA
- the LOC133924876 gene encoding uncharacterized protein LOC133924876 yields MPRKSSKARRAAAQGTVGPTPTPRPPQKAAAPNPNPATELPHAAAAAAVAEDLKVPDAGTSATAEALELLHISSASDGDPPSPKPEAPPPPHLPMKASSSGRAAVGRSREEEAVTKLQELVRVSGEEVELTEEQVRTNDQRQEDEICALEAIFGDAVVIFDKNRGQRSFQVHVHIEIPDAIDVSTKLSYGDGTLKYGATCDGDAGDLVYKFRVEHLPPILLTCLLPSSYPSHRPPLFTISMDWLDEGMISLLCRMLDTIWEEQRGMEVAYQWVQWLQVSSLSHLGFGNEIVLSKGDVACDEGGGDKRACADNASPDVIIPRMMRYNDTKHHEAFLHAIHDCMICFSEFPGVDFIKLPCHHFFCWKCMQTYCKMNVKEGNVVKLRCPDTKCEGGVPPNILKRLLGEDDFERWEGLLLQRTLDAMSDVVYCPRCQTACLEDVGNEAVCSSCLFSFCTLCRNRRHVGEKCLSPEEKLLILESRQKSGQVQGDQQKILDELRSLKEILKDAKQCPKCKMAISKTEGCNKMICWNCKEFFCYQCNQAITGYDHFKGACVLFPQEEIDRWELQMNQRVQRQVVAHAHAEMYAQHGQGHPCPTCRQPSPKIGNNNHVFCWACQKHFCALCRKTVHKTAQHFGPKGCKQHTADP; encoded by the exons ATGCCTCGGAAGTCGTCCAAGGCGAGGCGTGCGGCTGCGCAAGGTACAGTTGGACCCACGCCCACGCCGAGGCCGCCCCAGAAGGCTGCcgccccaaaccctaaccccgCCACCGAGCTcccccacgccgccgccgctgccgccgtcgccgaggacCTTAAGGTCCCCGATGCTGGGACGTCCGCCACCGCAGAGGCTCTGGAGCTCCTCCACATCTCCTCCGCTTCTGATGGTGATCCGCCGTCTCCCAAGCCCGAAGCCCCTCCACCGCCTCATCTGCCGATGAAGGCGTCGTCGTCTGGGAGGGCTGCGGTGGGCCGGagccgggaggaggaggctgtaACGAAGCTGCAGGAGCTGGTGAGGGTTAGTGGGGAGGAGGTGGAGTTGACTGAGGAGCAGGTGCGCACCAATGATCAGAGGCAGGAGGACGAG ATCTGTGCCTTGGAAGCAATTTTCGGAGATGCTGTAGTTATTTTCGACAAAAATAGAGGCCAGCGGTCTTTCCAG GTTCATGTGCATATCGAGATTCCAGATGCTATAGATGTGTCAACAAAGCTTAGTTATGGTGATGGAACATTAAAATATGGGGCAACATGTGATGGCGATGCTGGTGACCTTGTTTACAAGTTTAGAGTTGAGCATTTGCCTCCAATTCTGCTAACATGTCTCCTTCCTTCATCATACCCAAGTCATCGCCCTCCGCTTTTCACTATCTCCATGGACTGGCTTGACGAAGGGATGATTTCGTTGTTATGTCGCATGCTTGATACAATTTGGGAAGAGCAACGGGGCATGGAAGTAGCATATCAATGGGTGCAATGGCTCCAAGTTTCTTCCCTTTCTCACTTAGGGTTTGGTAATGAGATAGTTTTAAGCAAGGGTGACGTAGCGTGTGATGAAGGTGGTGGAGATAAGCGTGCTTGTGCAGATAATGCTTCACCAGATGTTATAATTCCAAGGATGATGAGATACAATGATACTAAGCATCATGAAGCTTTTTTACATGCTATCCATGACTGCATGATTTGTTTCAGCGAGTTTCCTG GTGTTGATTTCATCAAACTACCATGTCATCATTTCTTTTGCTGGAAATGCATGCAAACATACTGCAAAATGAATGTCAAGGAAGGAAATGTAGTGAAGTTGCGATGTCCTGATACAAAATGTGAAGGTGGTGTTCCTCCTAATATATTGAAAAGGCTGCTTGGGGAGGACGATTTTGAACGTTGGGAAGGACTACTACTTCAGAGAACGCTTGACGCCATGAGTGATGTTGTTTATTGTCCGAGATGTCAAACTGCTTGCTTGGAGGACGTAGGTAATGAAGCAGTGTGTTCAAGTTGTTTATTCAGCTTCTGCACACTCTGTAGAAATCGCCGTCATGTTGGGGAGAAATGTTTGTCCCCAGAAGAAAAACTTCTTATTTTGGAG AGCCGCCAAAAATCTGGGCAAGTGCAAGGAGATCAGCAGAAGATTCTAGATGAACTACGCAGCCTGAAGGAAATTCTGAAGGATGCAAAACAGTGCCCAAAATGCAAGATGGCCATATCTAAGACAGAAGGATGCAATAAGATGATTTGTTGGAACTGTAAGGAGTTCTTCTGCTATCAATGTAATCAAGCAATTACTGGATATGACCATTTCAA GGGTGCATGCGTGCTTTTTCCTCAGGAGGAAATTGACAGATGGGAACTGCAAATGAATCAAAGGGTCCAGCGCCAAGTTGTTGCACACGCACATGCTGAAATGTATGCACAGCACGGTCAAGGTCATCCTTGTCCTACATGCCGTCAACCATCTCCAAAG ATCGGAAACAACAACCACGTCTTCTGTTGGGCATGCCAGAAGCATTTCTGTGCCCTGTGCAGAAAGACTGTCCACAAGACCGCACAGCATTTTGGTCCCAAAGGATGCAAGCAGCATACGGCAGATCCCTGA